One part of the Candidatus Eisenbacteria bacterium genome encodes these proteins:
- a CDS encoding FlgD immunoglobulin-like domain containing protein, with product MNPRPTLLFASILLLSFPVHVSASDWGISGVPIATGPGERTTANLWRSGVAAIDAAGGAFVAWKDSRTEPSRIFVQRVTASGSPAGGWPASGLAITPAVAVAQSSPALTHGLTGGAFVSWIEGSTDSILARVRLTRLDSDGSPAPGWPASGVVLGVQANPYSPTTVVSDFSDGVFVMSMTGTVGTTPLQIRLHHVLANGSIGTPSEGLIVGQSFAFPTPAMVSDNAGGVLLVWDEYRGILEPPFSVTDYRAQHFLEDGSLAPGWNPDGILVQSTGTPLTTWRAPSIGSDGIGGAVVAFREAKPGESNYQVYARHILSSGEFDPDWPAGGAPATSTQLGVGDFHMVPDFAGGALVVFMSFELGSPQMRIQHWGLNGSIAPGWPADGRVLSHPGAYADHPLTNYDGQSGAFVVWTERRDGVERLNIHHVLPNGADYPGWGPHGVEIAPGSPDEYNQDGLSLVFDWPDGVFAFWSDYRIPPLGDSFRILGQHIVGAPTADVPEPPAPEVGRLSVHPNPAFASATVRLRLPSAADVSIEILDVNGRRVRRLADHSSQAAGEPAWSWNLLDDQGQRVRPGVYRVVTRRDGEVTTAPVVVMR from the coding sequence ATGAATCCGAGGCCAACTCTCCTCTTCGCTTCGATTCTCCTCTTGTCGTTTCCCGTGCATGTCAGCGCATCCGACTGGGGCATCTCGGGCGTCCCCATCGCCACGGGCCCCGGCGAGCGAACCACGGCCAATCTCTGGCGCTCTGGCGTTGCGGCCATCGACGCCGCCGGCGGCGCCTTCGTGGCATGGAAGGATTCGCGAACCGAGCCCTCGAGGATCTTCGTTCAACGGGTCACGGCTTCAGGAAGTCCTGCCGGGGGCTGGCCGGCCAGTGGGCTCGCGATCACGCCCGCGGTCGCCGTCGCTCAGTCGAGTCCGGCGCTGACTCACGGCCTCACCGGCGGCGCTTTTGTTTCATGGATCGAAGGGTCCACCGACTCCATTCTCGCTCGGGTCCGTCTGACTCGGCTGGACTCGGACGGGTCGCCCGCACCCGGCTGGCCCGCTTCCGGCGTCGTCCTCGGCGTGCAAGCCAATCCGTACAGCCCGACCACCGTGGTCTCCGACTTCTCGGATGGGGTCTTCGTCATGAGCATGACCGGGACCGTCGGGACGACCCCACTTCAGATCCGCCTTCACCACGTTCTGGCCAATGGCTCGATCGGAACGCCCAGCGAAGGGCTCATCGTCGGCCAGAGCTTCGCGTTCCCCACGCCGGCGATGGTTTCGGACAATGCGGGAGGCGTACTCCTGGTTTGGGACGAATACCGTGGGATTCTCGAGCCACCTTTTTCCGTCACCGATTACCGAGCACAACATTTTCTCGAGGATGGGAGCCTGGCACCCGGATGGAACCCGGATGGGATCCTGGTCCAGAGCACTGGCACACCGCTCACCACCTGGAGAGCGCCGAGTATTGGCAGCGACGGAATCGGCGGCGCAGTGGTGGCGTTTCGCGAGGCCAAGCCCGGTGAGAGCAACTACCAAGTCTATGCGCGCCACATTCTGAGCAGCGGCGAGTTCGACCCTGATTGGCCAGCGGGCGGAGCGCCTGCGACCAGCACGCAACTCGGCGTCGGAGACTTCCACATGGTCCCCGACTTCGCCGGTGGTGCACTGGTGGTGTTCATGAGCTTTGAACTGGGTTCGCCGCAAATGCGGATTCAACATTGGGGGCTGAACGGCTCGATCGCGCCAGGTTGGCCTGCCGATGGTCGAGTCCTCAGCCACCCCGGGGCGTACGCCGACCACCCGCTGACGAACTACGATGGCCAGAGTGGCGCTTTCGTCGTCTGGACGGAGCGACGGGATGGCGTGGAGCGACTCAACATCCACCACGTGCTGCCCAATGGAGCCGACTACCCTGGGTGGGGACCTCATGGAGTCGAGATCGCGCCCGGCAGTCCTGACGAATACAACCAGGACGGCTTGTCACTGGTCTTCGACTGGCCGGACGGAGTCTTCGCCTTCTGGTCGGACTACCGGATCCCTCCGCTCGGGGACAGCTTTCGTATCCTGGGCCAGCACATCGTTGGCGCTCCCACCGCGGATGTTCCCGAGCCTCCGGCGCCGGAGGTCGGACGCCTGAGTGTTCATCCAAATCCGGCGTTCGCCTCCGCCACCGTCCGTTTGCGCCTGCCCTCGGCGGCGGACGTTTCGATCGAGATCCTCGACGTGAATGGACGCCGCGTGCGCCGACTTGCGGACCACTCGTCTCAGGCTGCGGGAGAACCAGCATGGAGCTGGAATCTGCTCGATGATCAGGGACAGCGGGTGCGGCCAGGTGTCTACCGAGTCGTGACGCGCCGCGATGGTGAAGTGACGACCGCGCCGGTCGTCGTGATGCGCTGA
- a CDS encoding flavodoxin family protein gives MAHLVALNGSPVRGSSIDLLLGQVCEGFREGGGEAEQVYCNELWVKPCQSCGPEPTSGYCIFHDDMDLIFPRLERAHAVVVGSPIYFDAVSAQLKLVIDRCNCITMLMRDGTFRPRWARTRRGAFVTTSGPRQRYDMAERCVRGFFKWIGVKWEETLAFVHEDNDVGSVAARAPELLERAHALGRRLAQSPPLIPTPVAEG, from the coding sequence GTGGCCCATCTCGTCGCGCTGAATGGAAGCCCGGTTCGTGGCAGCAGCATCGATCTGTTGCTCGGACAGGTGTGCGAAGGATTTCGTGAAGGAGGAGGCGAGGCCGAGCAGGTCTACTGCAACGAGCTGTGGGTCAAGCCCTGCCAGTCCTGCGGCCCCGAGCCCACGAGCGGCTATTGCATCTTCCACGACGACATGGACCTGATCTTTCCGAGGCTCGAGCGTGCGCATGCCGTCGTCGTGGGAAGCCCGATCTACTTCGACGCGGTGAGCGCCCAGCTCAAGCTCGTGATCGATCGCTGCAACTGCATCACGATGCTGATGCGCGACGGGACCTTCCGGCCGCGATGGGCGCGCACGCGACGCGGCGCGTTCGTGACCACCAGCGGTCCGCGGCAGCGCTACGACATGGCGGAGCGCTGCGTCCGCGGGTTCTTCAAGTGGATCGGGGTGAAGTGGGAGGAGACGCTGGCGTTCGTTCACGAGGACAATGACGTTGGCAGCGTCGCGGCTCGCGCGCCCGAGCTCCTCGAGCGCGCTCATGCCCTTGGCCGGCGACTCGCCCAGAGCCCGCCACTCATCCCGACCCCCGTCGCCGAAGGCTGA
- a CDS encoding FG-GAP-like repeat-containing protein, which produces MTCSPRALLRSVPLLTSCYLALASGLLVSRADAGVFENGAILSRITGSVTELATGDLDGDGHIDVVIDDAALAKVQLLRGLGNGHLEFAGEASTGPSPGPLAVGDLNGDGRADVIVTNRGAASLSVVLSLAAGFQSQPVSLPGVPAQAQLTDLDDDGSRDILVALTSPAELGWLRGNGNGTFQPYVMLSSISQGTPRQVEVADFDADGDLDVAVLAMSGLFPTVLVGLDTGSGLSPLIALPSGQPGGPGPMRINPRGQFGVPEVCLFDLGPILGPGGFRGAPRYFSWRWDGQSFVGGVAGFHSSLPVSSAFRIMELNGQGVGDFVIGTDIYCIVPQIGAWSSNPTFGGPGLAAADMNGDGKADLVGASCQAVSVSLLTPVGDYTIESGGGAGYKFPIFKTPSTSFVVGELDEDAHLDAALVRGDSLWLRTGSAAGTFSSATLIPISTPMPRPLRLADINGDGRLDLVAILAQSSSDSRVVVVPNGVGTTFGTPVSTPVPSLVGAFGVGDANGDGRADVLVDDLDMVRVLKGNADGTLTETWSRALGDLFRGLRFADLDRDGALDLVLAGLDGGITSAHGNGDGTFADPVSFNGPLTTGDVIGVGDLDRDGVEDVCIGTETGLVSMKGLGGGALGPPVLTFASQYVLLDEFGDVDYDGIPDAIIRRSGGACSAPLEVARGLGDGTFELEGVYLRGFADEVVLAPLEDATLDLLFSTRFTVAEFSVLRNVTPVHSITASAAAGGSITPSGTVPVAEGADRQFQIVPAQNFGILDVLVDGVSVGAVSSYTFEDVSADHTIHATFIASTLVEVDFGIDRIRLGGNHLGHAVPTYIEPAGPETPADIVAASIRLNGVVSIDPSFTPVIGDHDRNGISDLEVQFRREDLDPILPAGDAVPVHINGAFTGGGLFHGSDVVAVRRPKIHVPRGNSSVVAGTEIVVEYELLEGANWVALLHSMDDGATWTLDATEQQNDGTLLWHAPNAVSQAARLAIAQVESGSQADPEVIGVLAVSEAFQITSLVGVPEIPSALELAAILPTPSRGVANIGFALPRTGRVRLDVLDLAGRRVTTLHEGSLEAGRHQRVWKGERTTGGLAPAGVYLVRLWTEQGERVRRVVWMR; this is translated from the coding sequence ATGACCTGCTCCCCACGAGCGCTCCTGCGGTCCGTGCCCCTCCTCACTTCCTGCTACCTCGCTCTCGCTTCCGGCTTGCTCGTGTCGCGCGCCGACGCGGGGGTCTTCGAGAACGGCGCGATCCTGAGTCGCATCACCGGCTCGGTGACCGAGCTGGCGACCGGTGACCTCGATGGGGACGGGCACATCGATGTGGTCATCGATGACGCCGCGCTGGCCAAGGTCCAGCTCCTTCGCGGCCTGGGCAATGGGCACCTCGAATTCGCGGGAGAGGCGTCGACGGGTCCCAGTCCCGGCCCCCTGGCCGTGGGCGATCTGAACGGCGATGGGCGCGCCGACGTAATCGTTACGAACCGAGGCGCCGCCTCGCTGTCGGTCGTGCTGTCGCTCGCCGCGGGATTTCAGTCACAGCCGGTTTCGCTTCCGGGTGTGCCGGCGCAGGCCCAGCTGACGGATCTTGACGACGACGGCAGCCGCGACATCCTGGTGGCCCTCACGTCGCCGGCCGAGCTCGGATGGTTGCGGGGAAATGGCAACGGCACGTTCCAACCCTACGTCATGCTTTCATCGATCTCGCAGGGAACGCCGCGCCAGGTCGAAGTGGCGGATTTCGATGCCGACGGCGACCTCGACGTCGCTGTTCTCGCCATGTCGGGTCTTTTCCCCACGGTGCTGGTGGGTTTGGACACCGGGAGCGGCCTGAGTCCCCTCATCGCGCTCCCGAGCGGCCAGCCCGGCGGACCCGGACCGATGCGCATCAACCCGAGGGGCCAGTTCGGAGTGCCCGAGGTGTGCCTGTTCGATCTCGGTCCCATCCTCGGGCCGGGGGGCTTTCGCGGCGCCCCTCGCTACTTTTCCTGGCGCTGGGACGGTCAAAGCTTCGTTGGCGGTGTCGCCGGTTTTCATTCCAGTCTGCCGGTCAGCTCCGCGTTTCGAATCATGGAGCTGAACGGACAGGGCGTCGGGGACTTCGTGATCGGCACCGACATCTACTGCATCGTTCCGCAAATCGGGGCCTGGAGCAGCAATCCCACATTCGGTGGTCCGGGGCTCGCGGCGGCGGACATGAACGGCGATGGAAAGGCCGATCTGGTGGGCGCCAGCTGCCAGGCCGTGTCCGTGTCACTCCTGACGCCCGTCGGCGATTACACGATCGAGAGCGGAGGAGGTGCCGGCTACAAATTCCCCATTTTCAAGACCCCATCCACATCGTTTGTGGTAGGAGAGCTGGACGAGGACGCTCACCTCGATGCGGCGCTGGTCCGTGGTGACTCGCTATGGCTCCGCACGGGATCGGCTGCCGGCACTTTCTCGTCAGCGACCCTGATCCCGATCTCGACCCCGATGCCGCGCCCGCTGCGCCTCGCGGATATCAACGGCGACGGGCGACTCGATCTCGTCGCCATCCTTGCCCAGAGCAGCAGCGACAGCCGGGTGGTGGTGGTTCCCAACGGAGTCGGGACCACCTTTGGCACACCCGTGAGCACGCCGGTGCCCAGTCTCGTCGGGGCCTTCGGAGTCGGGGACGCGAACGGCGATGGAAGAGCCGATGTCCTGGTCGACGACTTGGACATGGTGCGGGTGTTGAAAGGCAACGCGGACGGGACACTCACGGAGACGTGGAGCCGCGCCTTGGGCGATCTCTTCCGTGGGCTTCGTTTCGCGGACCTCGACCGGGACGGCGCGCTCGATCTCGTGCTTGCCGGTCTCGATGGCGGGATCACGTCCGCGCATGGGAATGGCGATGGCACCTTCGCCGATCCCGTGAGCTTCAACGGTCCGCTCACGACCGGAGATGTCATCGGGGTAGGCGACCTCGACCGAGACGGCGTCGAGGACGTATGCATCGGGACGGAAACAGGCTTGGTCTCGATGAAGGGCCTCGGCGGCGGCGCACTGGGACCGCCCGTCCTCACCTTCGCCTCTCAATATGTCCTGCTCGACGAGTTCGGAGACGTCGATTACGACGGGATCCCCGACGCGATCATTCGCCGCAGCGGTGGTGCGTGCAGTGCGCCGCTCGAGGTGGCGCGTGGGCTGGGCGACGGAACGTTCGAACTCGAAGGTGTGTACCTGCGCGGCTTTGCCGATGAAGTCGTGCTCGCGCCGCTCGAGGACGCCACGCTGGATCTCCTCTTCTCGACCCGATTCACCGTTGCCGAGTTCTCGGTGTTGCGCAACGTCACTCCGGTTCACTCCATCACGGCGTCGGCCGCCGCCGGGGGCTCGATCACCCCATCCGGCACGGTTCCCGTCGCGGAGGGGGCCGACCGGCAGTTCCAGATCGTGCCGGCCCAGAACTTCGGCATCCTGGACGTGCTCGTGGACGGCGTCTCGGTCGGGGCGGTCAGCTCCTACACGTTCGAGGATGTCAGCGCCGACCACACGATTCACGCGACGTTCATCGCCTCTACGCTGGTCGAAGTGGATTTCGGAATTGATCGAATTCGCCTGGGCGGAAACCATCTCGGTCACGCCGTGCCAACCTACATCGAGCCGGCCGGTCCCGAGACGCCGGCCGACATCGTGGCCGCCAGCATTCGGCTCAACGGCGTGGTGAGCATCGATCCCTCGTTCACGCCGGTGATCGGAGACCACGATCGGAATGGCATCTCCGATCTCGAGGTCCAATTCCGCCGCGAGGACCTGGATCCCATCCTGCCTGCCGGAGACGCGGTTCCGGTCCATATCAACGGCGCGTTCACGGGCGGTGGACTCTTCCATGGAAGCGACGTCGTCGCGGTGAGACGTCCCAAGATCCATGTGCCGCGCGGCAACTCGTCGGTCGTGGCGGGCACCGAGATCGTGGTCGAGTACGAGCTCCTCGAGGGCGCCAACTGGGTCGCCCTGCTGCACTCGATGGACGACGGAGCGACCTGGACGCTGGACGCGACCGAGCAGCAGAACGACGGCACGCTCCTGTGGCATGCACCCAACGCCGTCAGTCAAGCGGCGCGCCTCGCCATCGCGCAGGTCGAATCGGGCTCCCAAGCGGATCCCGAAGTCATCGGGGTGCTCGCTGTGAGCGAGGCGTTCCAAATCACTTCGCTGGTGGGCGTGCCCGAGATTCCCTCGGCGCTCGAGCTCGCTGCCATCCTGCCCACGCCGAGTCGCGGTGTGGCGAACATCGGCTTCGCGCTGCCTCGCACCGGTCGGGTGAGGCTCGACGTGCTCGATCTGGCGGGCCGGCGAGTCACCACCCTGCACGAGGGTTCGCTCGAGGCAGGCCGACACCAGCGAGTGTGGAAGGGCGAGCGCACGACCGGTGGCCTGGCGCCTGCCGGCGTCTACCTGGTTCGTCTGTGGACCGAGCAAGGCGAGCGGGTTCGCCGAGTGGTGTGGATGCGTTGA
- a CDS encoding DUF4838 domain-containing protein, whose amino-acid sequence MTRTHLALAICAAAWGMLAGCGSSERPVTAVTIVADPGPFASVEEAASPLAHVNWADTDHRDDDASTLGFAARELQEALPGCFALPFSSVRVAPTLPDTGDAIVLKVDSTRAEAGSFRTRSTEQRGRRLITIVGQDRAGVLAGTYDLLEQLGTTFPGHFERDAAHPVEQHVVQPGAARAWPRKLERSASPAVPIRGFWAFEPRGNFEFILWMARNRMNQWTSADTALIPWMKRLAIKLTGGGHTIQSDFLSPARYFSSHPEWYGLHGGRRSPDIRGESGDNFCTSNAEARRALAEAIAGSLIGGSLRHVDVLEVWPLDMGRWCECDLCAAQGAPTDRWLTVLADVARAVRDARARGALTRAVEVSTIAYHETLPPPTRSPEGDLAGVQVTFCPYFRCYAHALADSTCTEVNRRLYRAWVGWTQWATGPRGVSLGVCEYFNVGAFKSLPLIFPHVMAADLATYTRETRLERFEYMHAPTRLWGAWTLNHHLISRLAWNSDQNVDSLIARFARGYFPASADAMLEHLRWLEIASANILALQHCAGVYGTSAGGRLTHPEAPVFPLRHLQSKETRSATNDGPDLDEIERAVTNARAALDRARSLARDRIERARLEDESRRFIYGEAMLTFYIGLIRTAERERAGDESGARAAFASADRAATTLRAVKDLVQVSASHANAGDGLEASGVVTTYEALRRRYVQ is encoded by the coding sequence ATGACTCGCACGCACCTGGCCCTCGCGATCTGCGCGGCCGCTTGGGGGATGCTCGCCGGCTGCGGAAGCTCGGAACGGCCGGTCACCGCAGTGACGATCGTGGCCGATCCCGGGCCCTTCGCCTCGGTGGAGGAAGCGGCTTCGCCCCTTGCGCATGTGAACTGGGCGGACACCGATCACCGCGACGACGACGCCAGCACTCTCGGCTTTGCCGCGCGAGAGCTGCAGGAGGCACTGCCTGGTTGTTTCGCGTTGCCTTTCAGCTCGGTCCGAGTGGCGCCGACGCTTCCCGATACGGGCGACGCGATCGTGTTGAAGGTGGATTCGACACGCGCGGAAGCCGGCTCATTCCGCACCCGGTCCACCGAGCAGCGAGGCCGGCGGCTGATCACGATCGTCGGCCAGGATCGCGCGGGCGTGTTGGCCGGCACCTATGACCTGCTCGAGCAGCTCGGAACGACGTTCCCGGGCCACTTCGAACGCGACGCCGCCCATCCCGTGGAGCAGCATGTCGTCCAGCCCGGGGCTGCAAGAGCATGGCCGCGAAAGCTGGAGCGGTCCGCGTCGCCGGCGGTGCCGATCCGCGGTTTCTGGGCATTCGAGCCGCGCGGGAATTTCGAATTCATCCTGTGGATGGCGCGCAATCGGATGAATCAATGGACATCCGCCGACACGGCGCTCATCCCATGGATGAAGAGGCTCGCGATCAAGCTCACCGGGGGCGGCCACACGATCCAATCCGACTTCCTCTCTCCCGCGCGGTATTTCTCCTCGCACCCCGAGTGGTACGGGCTCCACGGCGGGCGACGCAGTCCCGACATCCGTGGCGAGTCGGGCGACAATTTCTGCACCTCGAACGCCGAGGCGCGGCGGGCGCTGGCGGAGGCGATCGCCGGCTCGCTGATCGGCGGGTCTCTCCGGCACGTGGACGTTCTCGAGGTATGGCCACTCGACATGGGCCGGTGGTGTGAATGTGACCTGTGCGCCGCGCAGGGAGCACCGACCGATCGCTGGCTCACGGTGCTGGCCGACGTGGCCCGCGCGGTGCGTGACGCGAGGGCCCGTGGGGCGCTGACCCGCGCGGTCGAAGTATCGACCATCGCCTACCACGAGACCTTGCCTCCACCGACGCGATCCCCTGAAGGCGACCTCGCCGGTGTGCAGGTGACGTTCTGTCCTTACTTCCGCTGTTACGCGCACGCGCTGGCCGACTCCACGTGCACCGAGGTCAACCGCAGGCTCTACCGGGCATGGGTGGGCTGGACCCAGTGGGCCACGGGACCGCGCGGAGTGTCGCTGGGCGTCTGCGAGTACTTCAACGTGGGCGCCTTCAAGTCCCTCCCCCTGATCTTTCCGCACGTCATGGCGGCCGATCTCGCGACCTACACCCGCGAGACACGGCTCGAGCGATTCGAGTACATGCACGCGCCGACTCGCCTGTGGGGCGCCTGGACACTGAATCACCATCTGATCTCGCGGCTCGCGTGGAACTCCGACCAGAACGTGGACTCGCTGATCGCTCGCTTCGCCCGCGGCTACTTCCCGGCGTCGGCGGACGCGATGCTCGAGCACCTGCGCTGGCTCGAGATCGCGAGCGCCAACATCCTGGCCCTGCAGCATTGCGCCGGCGTCTATGGCACGAGCGCAGGAGGACGGCTGACTCATCCCGAGGCGCCTGTCTTTCCTCTGCGGCATCTCCAGTCGAAGGAGACGCGGTCCGCCACCAATGACGGCCCCGATCTCGATGAGATCGAGCGCGCGGTGACGAACGCACGGGCGGCGCTCGATCGCGCACGGTCGCTTGCCCGCGATCGCATCGAGCGCGCGCGCCTCGAGGATGAATCACGGCGTTTCATCTATGGAGAGGCGATGCTCACCTTCTATATCGGGTTGATCCGCACTGCCGAACGCGAGCGCGCGGGAGACGAGTCCGGCGCCAGGGCGGCCTTCGCCAGCGCCGATCGCGCCGCCACGACCCTGCGCGCGGTCAAAGACCTCGTGCAGGTTTCCGCGTCCCACGCCAACGCGGGAGACGGACTCGAGGCGAGCGGAGTCGTTACGACCTACGAGGCGCTCCGCCGCCGCTACGTCCAGTAA
- a CDS encoding acyl-CoA dehydrogenase family protein encodes MICLREEHHQVREMARKFADEVLAPRAREIDEKEEFPADIVKQMGELGFMGLPYPERYGGAGLDTLSYIIAVEEISRVCASTGITLAAHVSLGCGPVFGSGSEEQKIKFLTPMAKGEVIGAFGLTEPGAGSDAAGTRTTAVKVPGGWKVNGEKIYITNGSVAKYVTLTAVTEPGIGPDGISAFIVDTSTKGYRAGPREKKMGLRGSDTVAIYFEDCFIPDENLLGDPRGGFKAFMRTLTGGRISIGAMSLGIARGAHQHAVAYAKQRRQFNQPIANFQAVQFMLADMATKIEASRLLIYHAALLKDAGKSFVKEASIAKLFASEAANWITDKAIQIHGGMGYMREVPVERMHRDAKLMEIGEGTSEIQRMVIAREILSGT; translated from the coding sequence ATGATCTGCCTGCGAGAAGAGCATCATCAGGTCCGTGAGATGGCCCGCAAGTTCGCGGACGAAGTCCTGGCGCCGCGCGCTCGGGAAATCGACGAGAAGGAAGAATTTCCCGCCGACATCGTGAAGCAGATGGGCGAGCTGGGTTTCATGGGCCTGCCGTATCCCGAGCGTTACGGCGGCGCCGGACTCGACACGCTCTCCTACATCATCGCGGTCGAGGAGATCTCGAGAGTCTGCGCGTCCACCGGCATCACGCTCGCCGCTCACGTCTCGCTCGGATGCGGACCGGTCTTCGGGAGCGGATCCGAGGAGCAGAAGATCAAGTTCCTCACCCCGATGGCAAAGGGCGAGGTGATCGGCGCCTTCGGCCTCACCGAGCCGGGCGCCGGCTCCGACGCCGCCGGAACCCGCACCACCGCCGTGAAGGTGCCCGGCGGCTGGAAGGTGAACGGCGAGAAGATCTACATCACCAACGGCAGCGTCGCGAAGTACGTCACCCTCACCGCGGTCACCGAACCGGGCATCGGGCCCGATGGGATCTCCGCGTTCATCGTCGATACCTCGACCAAGGGTTATCGCGCGGGCCCGCGCGAGAAGAAGATGGGCCTCCGCGGCTCCGACACGGTGGCGATCTACTTCGAGGACTGTTTCATTCCCGACGAGAACCTGCTCGGCGACCCGCGCGGCGGCTTCAAGGCCTTCATGCGCACGCTGACCGGGGGCCGCATCTCGATCGGCGCCATGTCGCTCGGCATCGCCCGCGGGGCGCACCAGCACGCGGTCGCCTACGCCAAGCAGCGCCGCCAGTTCAACCAGCCGATCGCCAATTTCCAGGCGGTGCAGTTCATGCTCGCCGACATGGCCACCAAGATCGAGGCGTCGCGGCTCCTCATCTATCACGCCGCCCTGCTCAAGGACGCCGGCAAGAGCTTCGTGAAGGAAGCCTCGATCGCCAAGCTGTTCGCGAGCGAGGCCGCGAACTGGATCACCGACAAGGCGATCCAGATCCATGGCGGCATGGGCTACATGCGCGAAGTGCCGGTCGAGCGCATGCACCGCGACGCGAAGCTGATGGAGATCGGTGAGGGCACCAGCGAGATCCAGCGCATGGTGATCGCCCGCGAGATCCTTTCCGGGACCTGA
- a CDS encoding FIST N-terminal domain-containing protein, translated as MLWAASHSLEPDPVAAVEQAAARVVEGLGPGPVDLAMVFFTRHLATPPEAVPDTLLRALSPRCRIGVSAKAVVSTDREIEQGPALTLIAARLPGVEVNPFILDAPTWGEAIEDPLEFARHTRGLERAEVVLLLGDPFSLDIERALRAFNRHAPGVRVVGGMASAGVRPHSNVLVLNDWTAHEGGVAVALRGALRVDVVVSQGCRPIGPPLAVTRAEQNIILELDGQPALERTEQVLRSLPESEHTHLKHGLYMGRPARGAAAGRGDYLIRNLLGADRDRGAIAVGDRVAEKEQVRLHVRDAAIAREDLEMLLSPQAFDSKAHAALMFSCNGRGKAFFGEPHRDIGTLQEALGGPVPIAGFFAAGEIGPIGDHNHLHGQTASIAIFRPRESYSKSSG; from the coding sequence GTGCTCTGGGCGGCCTCCCACTCTCTCGAACCCGATCCGGTGGCCGCCGTGGAGCAGGCCGCTGCCCGGGTGGTCGAAGGCCTGGGACCCGGACCGGTGGATCTGGCGATGGTGTTCTTCACGCGCCACCTGGCGACGCCTCCCGAGGCGGTCCCCGACACGCTGCTGCGCGCGCTGTCGCCGCGGTGCAGGATCGGGGTGAGTGCGAAGGCCGTGGTGAGCACGGATCGCGAGATCGAGCAGGGGCCCGCGCTGACGCTGATCGCCGCGCGGCTTCCCGGGGTCGAGGTGAATCCATTCATCCTGGACGCCCCGACGTGGGGCGAAGCGATCGAAGATCCGCTCGAGTTCGCGCGCCATACGCGCGGGCTGGAGCGCGCCGAGGTGGTGCTCCTGCTGGGCGACCCCTTCTCGCTCGACATCGAGCGCGCATTGCGAGCCTTCAACCGCCACGCGCCCGGCGTGCGCGTGGTGGGCGGCATGGCGAGCGCGGGCGTGCGGCCGCACTCCAACGTGCTGGTGCTCAACGACTGGACTGCGCACGAGGGGGGCGTCGCGGTGGCGCTGCGGGGCGCGCTGCGGGTGGACGTCGTGGTGTCGCAGGGATGCCGTCCGATCGGTCCGCCGCTCGCGGTCACGCGCGCCGAGCAGAACATCATCCTCGAGCTCGACGGCCAGCCCGCGCTCGAGCGCACGGAGCAGGTGCTCCGCTCGCTGCCCGAGTCCGAGCACACCCATCTGAAGCACGGCCTCTACATGGGACGGCCCGCGCGTGGCGCCGCCGCGGGCCGCGGCGACTACTTGATCCGCAACCTGCTGGGCGCCGATCGTGATCGCGGCGCGATCGCGGTCGGCGACCGGGTCGCCGAGAAGGAGCAGGTGCGCCTGCACGTGCGCGACGCCGCGATCGCGCGCGAGGATCTCGAGATGCTGCTCTCGCCGCAGGCGTTCGATTCCAAGGCGCACGCGGCGCTGATGTTCTCGTGCAATGGACGCGGCAAGGCTTTCTTCGGAGAGCCGCATCGCGACATCGGCACCCTGCAGGAGGCGCTCGGGGGGCCGGTGCCGATCGCCGGGTTCTTTGCCGCGGGAGAGATCGGGCCGATCGGTGACCACAACCACCTGCATGGTCAGACCGCCAGCATCGCGATCTTTCGTCCGCGCGAGTCTTACTCGAAGAGCTCGGGGTAG